From one Anabas testudineus chromosome 18, fAnaTes1.2, whole genome shotgun sequence genomic stretch:
- the LOC113157248 gene encoding uncharacterized protein LOC113157248 isoform X1 — MNFILIRALILCSFSWISVLVSHDVKVQSGLSVTLLCPNTSTLDTVTAWFRVVNSTNASCIALMTRSYNKPKFCDGFQNRSFEMETNLSTVFLKIKQVDLSDSGLYFCQFFFGGRAVYNVIHLTVEGSDEFQDDEDRKSKTECETTNLLSLILGALTVFLVLVVIGLAVTIKDQKPPQHENLDCDELKPAALSLYSTTLRSRRKVETRVIYAAQQVDSEWN; from the exons ATGAACTTCATCTTGATAAGAGCTTTAATTCTCTGCAGCTTCA GCTGGATCTCTGTCTTAGTTTCCCACGATGTGAAGGTCCAGTCTGGTCTCAGTGTCACACTGCTTTGCCCCAATACGTCCACCTTAGACACTGTGACAGCCTGGTTCAGAGTGGTCAACAGCACCAACGCCAGCTGTATCGCTCTTATGACCAGATCTTACAACAAACCTAAATTCTGTGATGGATTTCAAAATAGAAGTTTTGAAATGGAAACCAACCTCTCTACTGTCTTTCTCAAAATCAAACAAGTGGATTTATCTGACTCTGGACTCTATTTCTGTCAATTTTTCTTTGGCGGACGTGCAGTTTACAATGTGATACATTTAACTGTTGAAG GCAGTGATGAATTCCAGGATGATGAAGACAGAAAGTCTAAAA cagAGTGTGAAACAACAAATCTGTTGAGTTTGATACTTGGTGCTCTGActgttttccttgttttggTCGTCATTGGTCTGGCTGTTACAATCAAAGATCAGAAACCACCACAGCATGAG AATCTGGACTGTGATGAGCTAAAGCCTGCAGCACTGAGTTTGTATTCAACAACATTAAGAAGCAGGAGAAAAGTGGAGACTCGTGTTATTTATGCTGCCCAGCAAGTGGACTCAGAGTGGAACTGA
- the LOC113157248 gene encoding uncharacterized protein LOC113157248 isoform X2, protein MNFILIRALILCSFSWISVLVSHDVKVQSGLSVTLLCPNTSTLDTVTAWFRVVNSTNASCIALMTRSYNKPKFCDGFQNRSFEMETNLSTVFLKIKQVDLSDSGLYFCQFFFGGRAVYNVIHLTVEGSDEFQDDEDRKSKKCETTNLLSLILGALTVFLVLVVIGLAVTIKDQKPPQHENLDCDELKPAALSLYSTTLRSRRKVETRVIYAAQQVDSEWN, encoded by the exons ATGAACTTCATCTTGATAAGAGCTTTAATTCTCTGCAGCTTCA GCTGGATCTCTGTCTTAGTTTCCCACGATGTGAAGGTCCAGTCTGGTCTCAGTGTCACACTGCTTTGCCCCAATACGTCCACCTTAGACACTGTGACAGCCTGGTTCAGAGTGGTCAACAGCACCAACGCCAGCTGTATCGCTCTTATGACCAGATCTTACAACAAACCTAAATTCTGTGATGGATTTCAAAATAGAAGTTTTGAAATGGAAACCAACCTCTCTACTGTCTTTCTCAAAATCAAACAAGTGGATTTATCTGACTCTGGACTCTATTTCTGTCAATTTTTCTTTGGCGGACGTGCAGTTTACAATGTGATACATTTAACTGTTGAAG GCAGTGATGAATTCCAGGATGATGAAGACAGAAAGTCTAAAA AGTGTGAAACAACAAATCTGTTGAGTTTGATACTTGGTGCTCTGActgttttccttgttttggTCGTCATTGGTCTGGCTGTTACAATCAAAGATCAGAAACCACCACAGCATGAG AATCTGGACTGTGATGAGCTAAAGCCTGCAGCACTGAGTTTGTATTCAACAACATTAAGAAGCAGGAGAAAAGTGGAGACTCGTGTTATTTATGCTGCCCAGCAAGTGGACTCAGAGTGGAACTGA